In Strigops habroptila isolate Jane chromosome 4, bStrHab1.2.pri, whole genome shotgun sequence, a single genomic region encodes these proteins:
- the ANKS4B gene encoding ankyrin repeat and SAM domain-containing protein 4B, which produces MSSRYHKAAADGNLDLLKEATRKDLNTSDEDGMTPTLLAAYHGYLEALEVICRRGGDPDKCDIWGNTPLHHAACNGHIPCVSFLINFGANIFALDNDLRTPLEVAASRDRNECVQILDKAATEQNMLNPKKVSKLKAQAQRNVEKQIKECEKRQEKHQHEMNQNYMKEKVGTANSSRGTHSRVKLPSLFASNTTSSFSKNLKDTFKLKAKKIADSTKSQESNAQENGTGRRTVMHFFDEKEEDELLNEPGEKSFSDNDSQLSIFKRPGLGKIVFGRNLAADVNPETVSSEKENTSFKMSSELFQFENAENGREDDAENGADISWYEEEVIWDDEEAESTPLEVFLASQMLDEFLPVFMREKIDLDALMLCSDEDLQSIQMELGPRKKVLNAVNKRKQALKNPGKTVDTCL; this is translated from the exons ATGTCGAGCAGGTATCATAAAGCAGCAGCCGATGGCAATTTGGATCTCTTGAAAGAAGCCACTAGGAAAGACCTGAATACTTCAGATGAGGATGGGATGACACCCACCCTTCTGGCAGCATACCATGGTTATCTAGAAGCTCTGGAAGTCATATGCCGGAGGGG agGCGATCCAGACAAATGTGACATCTGGGGGAACACACCTCTCCACCACGCTGCTTGCAATGGTCACATcccttgtgtttcttttttgatcAACTTTGGTGCAAACATCTTTGCTCTGGACAATGACCTTCGCACCCCCCTGGAGGTGGCTGCCAGCAGAGACCGCAATGAATGTGTCCAAATCCTGGACAAAGCAGCCACCGAGCAGAACATGCTGAATCCAAAGAAGGTCTCCAAACTCAAAGCGCAAGCCCAGAGGAACGTGGAGAAACAAATCAAGGAATGCGAGAAGCGCCAAGAGAAACACCAGCATGAAATGAACCAGAattatatgaaagaaaaggttGGCACAGCAAATTCTTCCAGAGGGACACACTCCAGAGTAAAGTTGCCTAGTCTCTTTGCTTCAAATACAACAAGTTCTTTCTCCAAAAATCTGAAAGATACCTTCAAACTGAAGGCAAAAAAGATAGCTGACAGCACAAAAAGTCAGGAAAGCAACGCCCAAGAGAATGGTACGGGTAGGAGAACTGTGATGCATTTTTTTGATGAGAAAGAAGAGGATGAATTACTGAATGAGCCTggagagaaaagcttttctgataATGACAGTCAACTCTCCATTTTTAAGCGGCCAGGTCTTGGCAAGATTGTATTTGGAAGGAATTTGGCTGCGGATGTAAATCCTGAAACTGTGtcttctgagaaagaaaacacaagctttAAAATGTCCAGTGagctctttcagtttgaaaatgctgaaaatggcAGGGAAGATGATGCTGAAAATGGTGCTGATATCTCTTGGTACGAGGAAGAAGTCATTTGGGATGACGAGGAAGCAGAGAGCACACCCCTTGAGGTATTTCTGGCATCGCAGATGCTGGATGAGTTTCTTCCAGTCTTCATGAGGGAAAAAATTGATTTAGATGCCCTAATGCTATGTTCTGATGAGGACCTACAGAGCATTCAGATGGAACTTGGGCCAAGAAAGAAAGTCTTGAAtgcagtaaataaaagaaaacaggcacTCAAGAACCCTGGAAAGACTGTAGACACTTGTTTATAA